GAGATCCAGCAGTGGTTTATCGAGAAGACGCGTCTTGGCATTCCGGTGGATTTCACCAACGAGGGGATACGCGGTCTTATGCACTCCAAGTCAACCAGCTTCCCAGCGGAGCTTGGTGTGGCGAGTACTTGGAATCCCGAATTGGTAAGAAACATCGGTCGTGTCACTGGACGCGAAGCGAAAGCGCTTGGCTATACAAACGTGTATTCACCTGTCTTGGACGTGGCTCGCGATCCGCGTTGGGGGCGTGTGATCGAAAGCTACGGTGAAGATCCGTTTCTTGTTGGAGAACTGGGCTTGCAACAGGTTCTTGGAATTCAAGAACAGGGGGTTGCTTCAACGTTGAAGCATTTTGCGGTTTACGGAGTTCCCAAAGGGGGGCGCGATGGACATGCTCGCACAGATCCGCATGTAACTTGGAGCGAGGTGCAAAACACTTATCTTGCCCCTTTCAAAAAGGCTATTACGCAGGGTGGCGCCTTGGGAGTGATGTCCTCGTACAACGACTACGACGGAATTCCGGTCCAAGCGAGCAAGCTCTTCCTACAGGATATTTTAAGAGATGAATGGGGCTTCGAGGGCTATGTGGTCTCGGACAGCGGAGCGGTAGAGTTCCTCTATGAAAAGCACAGAGTGGCGGCCACTCCGAAGGAAGCGATACGTCTTTCGGTCGAAGCTGGATTGAACATCCGCACTCACTTCACGCAACCGGAAGAGTATGCGGAGCCATTGGCTGAGCTGGTGGAAGAAGGTCGCCTCTCTATGGATACGATCGATTCGCGAGTGTCCGATATTCTTCGGGTGAAGTTCCGATTGGGATTGTTTGACGATCCATATGAAACCAAGTCGATCGATACCGACTTGGTGGTGCGTTCTGAGGAGAATCTAGCGATTTCCCATCAGGCTTCCCGTGAATCGATTATTCTTTTGAAGAACGAGGGCGAGCTGCTGCCGCTGGAAGGTGACTATCAGAAGATTCTCGTTACTGGTCCGATGGCGGACGATCAGCGGGCGTGGTGGAGCCGCTACGGCGCTCAGCGTCTCGACTACGTCACTCCATTGG
This genomic interval from Pelagicoccus albus contains the following:
- a CDS encoding glycoside hydrolase family 3 protein; translation: MPGALTGQTMKEDSVYETVGYIDFNKNGKMDTYEDPSQSEEMRISDLLSRMSLEEKVAQMTTLYGFSRILKDERPTEKWEDRMWIAGIGNIDEQINGNEGWTQNLPDPENDLPWSNHASAIREIQQWFIEKTRLGIPVDFTNEGIRGLMHSKSTSFPAELGVASTWNPELVRNIGRVTGREAKALGYTNVYSPVLDVARDPRWGRVIESYGEDPFLVGELGLQQVLGIQEQGVASTLKHFAVYGVPKGGRDGHARTDPHVTWSEVQNTYLAPFKKAITQGGALGVMSSYNDYDGIPVQASKLFLQDILRDEWGFEGYVVSDSGAVEFLYEKHRVAATPKEAIRLSVEAGLNIRTHFTQPEEYAEPLAELVEEGRLSMDTIDSRVSDILRVKFRLGLFDDPYETKSIDTDLVVRSEENLAISHQASRESIILLKNEGELLPLEGDYQKILVTGPMADDQRAWWSRYGAQRLDYVTPLEGIRSALDGKVEIVYVKGVEAADENWPLSDIYKEAASAEVQAGIDAAVAAAKDVDVIIACVGETDAQCRESQSRISLDLPGYQNELLQALKAAGKPIVLVFSNGRPLSAQYAIRNFPSIVEMWFPGE